The region TAAATGACACCGTTGTGTTTAACGATACGGCTCATTCGCTGCTTAGTTTCAATTCGTTCAATTGTCATAGTAAAGTCTCGTATAAATTTTTAGGCTTAATATAACAAAAAAGCCCTGTCCGATTAAGAACAGGGCTTTCGTATCAATGGTACCGGAGGACGGACTTGAACCGTCACGCTCGCAAAAGCAACGGATTTTGAATCCGTCGTGTCTACCAATTCCACCACTCCGGCAAAGGGGTGTAGCAGCGTTTTAAGCTTGCAAAGAAATCTATTTTCGGCTTAAAAATTTATTTCTTTGTAAACTAACTTACTAAATTTTACGTCAGCAAGTTTATATTTTTTCAAAATTCTTTGCAAATCTTTGCAAGGTGAAAACAGTAATGTAATTATTTAATATCAACTAGTTAGCTGTAGACGTTTTCAATTTTTAATCCGTCGTGTCTACCAATTCCACCACTCCGGCAACACGTGACGTTTCGTTAACTAACGAAAGTGTTTGGCATTATACGAAAAGATCTTGATGAATCAATCCTTTTTATTCATTGCTTGGTTTAAGTGGTGATAAATTACCCGAATGCAATTCTATCGCTCTGTAATTCCCACATAATTTATGCGTGTGTCATCTCAAGTACCTGTTCAAGAGTCACTTCAAGGAGCACTACACACTTGTTAATTCGCAATCACTACCGTTAATGCAAATTCCATATAGCACCTACCATTTTGGCTTGCCAGTAAGGCAAGGTATACTAGCGCCTCTCTGAATATACACGATTATACTTTTATATAAGCTATGGCTAAAAACGAAGAAACCACTTTTGTCCGCTACACCGAATTTCCACGCGCCGGCTTTTTCCGCCGTTTCGGTTCATGGGTTTACGATGCGCTTATCGCGATTGCCGTATACATGGTAGCTGGCGCTATTGGTTTTGGCTTATTTGCGCTAGCGGCCAATATCGGCATTGTTGATACCGCTGGCTTTGAACACTTAATTGATGTGAAAGACAGCTCCATTGTGTATCAACTCCTTGTCGATGGTTGGAGCCTCGGTTGGGTTGCCTTTTTCTTTGTTTACTTCTGGGCGCGAAACGGTCAAACCATCGGCATGAAAGCATGGCGATTACGCGTTCAAAACTTGGATGGCAGTGTCATTAGCAAAAAAACAGGTTGGCAACGCTTAGTGCCTACCTTACTTGGCTTGGGCAACTTGTGGTTATTTATTGATTGGAAAAACAAACTCAGCCTACAAGACAAATTAACACAAACCGAAGTGGTCGTCTTATCACTGGCGGCAAACGAACCACGACGTTAAGTCTTTTATTTCCTGCCTTTGTACTTTCACGCGATTTTACTCGGGCAGCAAACCAAAAGAGCAGCGATTAGCTGCTCTTTTGGTTTTGGAAGGGCTTAATTTGAATGATAGTAGCTTGAAGGTATTGCTTAACCCATTAAAAATAACTCTCTATGGCGTAGCTATTCGAGCACTGCCTAGGCTTTTCGTTTCATCAAAAACAGGGCAATACCGACAAACACTATACTCGGCATCACGGCACCAATTACTGGCGGTAATTGATACACTAAACTCAAGCTACCAAACATCTGGTTAGTGATGTGGAACAATAAGCCCGTAAGCACCCCCATCATAATACGAGCGCCCATTGATACCGAGCGCAGCGGCCCGAAGATAAACGACAAGGCCACCAACAGCATCACGGCAACTGTCAGCGGCTGCACGAGCTTGCGCCAAAAGGCTAACAGATAGCGGCTTTGGTCTTGATCATTTTGTGATAAGTATTCCAGATAACTGACAAGCCCTTGTACGGAGAGCGATTCAGGTTTTACTGTTACGACACCAAGTTTTTCTGGGGTCAGGCTTGATTGCCAAGCCAAGGTGTCGAACTGCTGCTCAACCACGGCACGCTCTGTGACTTTCGTGTCTTTAACATTGCTCAGCTGCCACGCGCCATTGGCAAATGTTGCCGACTCGGCCGATAGCCAGCTTTCCAGCTTGAGGGCATCGTCAAAGCGATAGACCTGCACTTTGTTTAGCGTGCCTTGGTCTTCAACCTCAGTGATGTGCACAAAATAATCACCGTCTTTCGCCCAAACACCATTTTTCGCGGAGATTAAGCTGCCACCAGAGATTGCCTGAGCCCTTAATTCCCGTGCCGAGGCTTCACCAGCAGGTGCTAACCATTCCCCCACAGCCATCGACACAATAATGAGTAAAACAGCCGTTTTCATGGCTGATTTGACAATCGCCAGCTTTGACAAGCCAGCGGCCTGCATCACCACCAGTTCACTGTTGCTCGCCAGCATACCTATGCCAATCAAGCCACCTATCAGCGCCGCCATTGGGAAGAATATTTCAATATCTCGCGGCACGGCGTAAAGCACGTAAAGCGCCGCATGTGCCAACTCGTAATCGCCACGGCCAACATCGCCCATCTGTTCGACAAACTTGATAATGCCACTCACACTGACAAAAACCATCAGCGTGATAAAAGTGGTAGAAGCAATAACACGACCAATATAAGCATCTAAAATACGCATAAC is a window of Thalassotalea euphylliae DNA encoding:
- a CDS encoding RDD family protein, which codes for MAKNEETTFVRYTEFPRAGFFRRFGSWVYDALIAIAVYMVAGAIGFGLFALAANIGIVDTAGFEHLIDVKDSSIVYQLLVDGWSLGWVAFFFVYFWARNGQTIGMKAWRLRVQNLDGSVISKKTGWQRLVPTLLGLGNLWLFIDWKNKLSLQDKLTQTEVVVLSLAANEPRR
- the lptG gene encoding LPS export ABC transporter permease LptG; this encodes MRILDAYIGRVIASTTFITLMVFVSVSGIIKFVEQMGDVGRGDYELAHAALYVLYAVPRDIEIFFPMAALIGGLIGIGMLASNSELVVMQAAGLSKLAIVKSAMKTAVLLIIVSMAVGEWLAPAGEASARELRAQAISGGSLISAKNGVWAKDGDYFVHITEVEDQGTLNKVQVYRFDDALKLESWLSAESATFANGAWQLSNVKDTKVTERAVVEQQFDTLAWQSSLTPEKLGVVTVKPESLSVQGLVSYLEYLSQNDQDQSRYLLAFWRKLVQPLTVAVMLLVALSFIFGPLRSVSMGARIMMGVLTGLLFHITNQMFGSLSLVYQLPPVIGAVMPSIVFVGIALFLMKRKA